The Physeter macrocephalus isolate SW-GA chromosome 17, ASM283717v5, whole genome shotgun sequence nucleotide sequence gattGGAGGCAAAGCTGAAAGGGGGAACGGAGTCGGTGAGCAGCAGGGAGACAGGGCCTGCTCACCAAGGCCAGAGCCATGGGGCAGCTCAGACCAGGTATGCAGCTCAAAGCCGCCCCCAAAGGTACACAGCAGCTGCTCACTCAGCGAGAGCTTGGAGTGGACACTCACGATCCCCGCACAGATGAAGGCCGCCTTCAACAGCGCCCCTGTGGAGTGAGCAGCATCCGGCAAGGAATTTGGTCTCCAGGGGTGGAAACAGACACCCCACCCATCTCAGCCTGACCTGGGGCTCATCTAGGGGATAAAAGCCCAGCAGCAGTGCAGACCCCACCCCCAAGCCACAAAAGGTCCTCTGGGCTCCATAACACCAGCAACTGTGCCACCTCTACCTCCTGTGCCCGGGCAGGGTAACGTCAGGGCTCCTCCACCAGACTGGCTCACCCTCAGGCCAGGCACCCATGGCCTGCAGGGTCTCTCGGGTtctgcccccatcccccagctGGCTAGGTGTGCCATCCCCACCTGCACAATTCACAGGTGCCCTGACCTGGGGCGTGGGGCTGGCAGTAATCCTGCAGGTCATCCAGGCTCCCGCATACTATCTTCGTGGCCATCTTGTCCTGCCGAGGCCCCAATGCCAGCCACAGCTCGGGCTCTGGAATGCGGCGAGCCCTGGCCCCAATGGGCCGGCGGCCATTCACTCGCACAGCCAGGCCCAGCACTGCCCCACCAAGCTCATAGGCAAGGGGTGGCGTGTCACTCCAGCCCCCTGTGGCAATGGAACAAGACCAAGCTGGTCACAGGGGCTGCCAGCTCAGTTCTGGGGTGGCTACCCTCACCCCTACCCACCGCCAAGGGGCTCACCAGAGAAGTCCACTCGAGCCGGGCACTCAGTTACCACCCACTGCCCAGGTGCTGGCAGCTCTACCGGCACCGAGGAGACAAAGTGCTGGGCTGACATCACAGCCTGGCGGATCAGGATCTGCCCAGCCCCCTCGTAGTGGCGGGCAGCTCGTACTAGTAAGGCTGGTCTGCCAGGAGGGAATGGAGAGATGGTGGCAAGGAGCCCCAAGCTGGGGGCGGGCTGCTTGGATTTGGGGACCGACTGCCCTAGGTGACCTAAGGACACTCCACCTCTCTCTGGGTTTCCACCTCCAAGGACGGCAGGGGGCTGCTCCAAGGGTTTTGACATCATCAGCACCCACCTGCTCAGCCACTTGTCCCGCTCCTCGGCGAGCGCCGCCACGCCCCGCGCCAGGTCTCCACACTCCAGGTACGAGAAGGGCCGCACCCAATCAGGGTTAGCAGCTGGCCCACTCCGTAAGCCTCCTTGGCCCTCTGCCATGCAGCCCAGGACATCTGCCACACAGGCCAGCGCCCGGGCTGCCACGCCAGGGTCTCCCACACCAGCTGCCACTGAGGGACCAGGAGTCAGGAGTAGCTGGGGAGGAGGCCCGCCCTCAATGCCCCCTGCCCTCAAGCACCCCAGACCCCTCACACCTCTTCACTTTTGCCCGAGATGTATCCTTGCCTGGGAATGCTCCCCACTCTTCGGCCTGGCAAAGCTCTCATcccaccagccccagcccagaCATGCCTCTGCACCCCCCACCCAGGATGCCCTTAATGAGTAAGAGCTCAGGCTTGGGGGGCAAACCACCTGGGTTCAGTCTCAGCCCCCCACCAACCAGCTGTGTGGCCGTGAGTGAATAACTGAAATGGGGAATGAGGCAGTCCCTGTGAGGCTAAGGCTGAGTGCCCAGCCAGAATGCCTGGGTCCCGAGCAGGGCGGGCCACATCCCCCTGGGGCTGTGCTGGAGCTCTTCACCCACATCCAGCGCCCCCGCACAGAACGTGCAGGCTTTGCCGACGCTCACAGGACCCAGAGGCTCAGCCCCAGGCCTCCGCCTCTCACCAAACTCCCCACTAACAGGGATGGAGCTTCCCAGAAACCTAAAAGTTAAGTCCATTTGTGTCTATCCCCTGCTTTAAAGTCTCATGACTCCCTAGTACCCTCAGGTTGATGACCTAGAGGGCAGACAGGGCAGGTGATGCTGGGTCTGGCTTCCCAGCATGGGTGCCCAGCACACTCACCCTGGTCCAGGGTGGCCATCAGGGGCCCAGGACAGCCCTCGCGCACAGCAGCCTGGATCAGCGGTCGCAGGCTGCGGTCCTGCCGGGCCTCCAGCACGTGCCGCGCCTTATGCAGGGCCTGGCGGAAGAACAGGTGCCAGCGGGAGGCCAGTGTGGCAGCCCGGTCCAGGCACGGCTGCAGCTGCTCCCAGGACAGACGCCAGGAGGCTCGCCAAGCCCGCAGGGCCTTGCTCCCATCCTCCTGGGGGTCCAGCATCCACAGCATGTCCTGGGGCCCCAGGGCCCTCGAGGGGTGGAGCACGGGAAAGAGACGGGCACTGAGAAGGCAGCGCTCAATGGGGGGCATGTCTGGGTCCCACAGGTCCCAGTCCCTGATGTGGGGAGAAGACACATGAGCAGGAGGGAAGCAAGTGCTCCTGCCTGGTCACCAAGCCCTGACCACCTGTCAGCTGGGGGTTGGCTCATTCATGGGGACAGGACGAACTCCAGAGGCAGCACAAGCAGGCAATTCAGGGAGGGAGGCCCAGCTGCCCTGCCTCCTTTCCCAGGCCATTGAACAAAATCCCAAAGCCTGAGCACGGCAAGGAATTTGGGAGTTGCCCAGGGAGAAGATGCTAGGGCAAATCAGGCCGCTCAGAACTACgccaggggacttctctggtggcacagcagttaggaatccgcctgccagcacaggggacactggttcgagccctggtccaggaaaatcccacatgccgtggagcaactaagcccgtgagccacaactactgagcctgcactctacagcccgcgagccacaactactgaagcccgcgtgcctagagcccgtgctccgcaacaagagaagccactgcaatgggaagcccgcgcaccgcaatgaagagtagcgcctgctcgccgcaactagagaaagcccgcccgcagcaatgaagacccaaagtaAGCATGTCCCTCTTAATCCAAAGCCACCTTTGGCCACTCACATTacagtttatttctttatataaagagacatacaaatacatttcatttaaaaaactttttcttgggcttccctggtggcgcagtggtagagaatccgcctgccaatgcaagggacacgggttcgagccctggtccgggaagatcccacatgccgcggagcaactaggcctgtgggccacagctactgagcttgtgctctagagcccgtgagccacaactgctgagcctgcgtgccgcaactactgaagcctgcgcacctagagcccgtgctccacagcgagagaagccaccgcaatgagaagcccacgcactgcaacgaagagtagcccccacttgccgcaactagagaaagcccgcccgcagcaatgaagacccaacgcagccaaaaataaatgaaataaaatttttaaaaaaagacaaaactacccCAGACCGCAGggatggtggggggtggggcaggagcaggATGAGCCTCCAAGCAGCTGCCACCCTGGCTGCCGAGGCCCACAGAGGCCCGTGGGGCCACCAGTCCTACCGAATGCCTGTCTTCTGGAAGAACTGACTCCAAGACATGTTGAGATACGTTCCTGTCCCCTGTCtctggggaagagaaggaagcagtcagggctgcaggggccacaggAAGGGGTTAAGGGCAATAAGGCCAGAGGACCAGGATCTGCTCAAGAGGGGACAGGAAAAGAGACAGGGGCACTTAGGCAAGCAAGTTCTGAAACAGCGTCAAGTCCTGGAGCTTCCACATTCCAGCCCGGGTGCCTGGAACTTGGAGCAGAATCCTGGCTGTAGGCCTGACCCTCCATAACTGGCTCTGCAGCCCAAGGCGGGTCAcctccctctctgaacctcagtctccggCCTGAAAAGTGGGGATGAGAATCCCCACCCAGCCTGCGTCAGAGCAGCTGAGGAGGGAGGTAAAGCCCTGTTGAGACTCTACTGGCTACACTCTCCTCACTGCCTATCCCTCAGGTGAGAGCTCAGAGAGCCCTGCAATGAAGCTGGGCTAGGACCCCCGGTGCTCCTCAAAGCCTAAAGAATGGGGGCGAGGGGAGACAGGTGAGCACCTACTTCCCAGCTGTCCAGACGGCCAACGAGGGTGAAGGCCCGGCTGCGGGCGCCGTGCAGCTGCACGTGGTGTCCCTGCAGGACGAGGTCATGCAGCTCCAAGCCATGTAGGGCCTCGGACTGGGCCACGTCCAGGCCACTCACGAAGCAGCCGGTGCCGATGTGAATGGGGCCCTGGCAGGGGAGCGGGCAGGCGTCCTGCGTGGGCAGGGGAACCCCAAGCACGCCCACAAAACACACAGGACCCTGGCTCCCGTACCCTTGCCCTCCCTCCGCCTGCCCTCTCAGGCCTCACCCGCAGGTGGCAGTGCTGCAGGACACTCCCAGGACCCAGGCGGATGGGACCCTCCAGCAGGCAGCTGACCACAGAGCTCCCGGCCCCCAGTAGCTGCCGCTCCTGTGAAGCCAGGGAGACAGCCGTgagggcccggggcgggggctgCCCCAATTCTCCTCCACGGCCAGGGCCACAGTTCCGGCCGCGCCCCGCGCCTGTCGGCCAGCCAGATCCCTCTCGATACGTCCCTGGCCCCAGCCTCAGGCTGGCTCCCATCCCATCTTGATCTCTGCTGCTCCCCCAGGGGCACGctctccctgccttctcctccagAGCAAGTCTGCACCCAGTAGTGGAGGTCCCACCAGATGACAGCTCCCCCAGAAAACCTCTCCCACCTGTCCAGCTACCCCAACCCCCGCCACCCTGAGGGCCACCTCTGAACTCCACCCGCCCCATCACCATGAATTTGCCTGACTCCCCAAGCAGACCCTTCAGAAAGGGTCGGGGGGAATCTTCTCTGGCTGCTCACTCAGACTTGGATGTAGAATCCTGACTTGGCCACTTACTGGCTCTGTGGTCttaggcaagtaacttaacctctctgagcctccagtgaCTCACgtgcaaaatggggataacaacacCTACACGCGTAGATAATCTGTCCCAAGTGTGAGctattccctcccctccctgaagCCCCCATTCCTACCTGTCTCCAGGTACCCCGTAGGCCCCTCTGCTGGCCTTACCTCCAGGCAGGTCTTACCTCCACCTGGGAGTGCACGACCTGGGCCCCAGGAGCCCCCGGGAATGTGAGACTGTGCAGGAACTCACTGGCTGAGTTGGTCATGTAGTTGTAGCTGCCGTCAGGGACATATGCTGTAAAGATACAAGTACTGACCCCAACACCCTGCATGTTGCAGCTCTGACACCAGGCTGGGCCTCCCACCAGAAGACACATCTTCATCAGGGCCTGGGAGGGCAAGCATGGAAATGAGCCCGCTGTGCCAATGGGGAAGCTGAGATCCAGAGAGGCTCAgcaacctgcccaaagtcacacagccagaaagtagaaagaccaggactggagcccaggaatgagacaaaggaagaagaggagagttaCCTCAGCAGGAGACTCTGAACTGGGAGAGGGTAATTGTCCAGTCCATGCACTCACTAGGCCTGCCTGGCCCAGGAGCCTGGAGGCCAGGCAGGTGGGGTGGGAGCCTCATTCTGGGGGCCTTCACTCCCATGGCCTCCCCACCCCGGAGAGCCAAGAGGCAGTACCCACCCACTGTGAGGGGCTGATCGCGAAGCTCCCTCCACAGCTCAGCCCGGGCTCCATGCAGATAACCTGCGACGTCCGCATCACCTTGCCCCATCTCTGGGGGCCGCCCCACCAGGAAGTCCTCCCTTGTCACGTTCCGGGCCATGCAGAGCAGGATGTCAAAAAATAGAGACAGCTGGAACAAGGGTGGGAAGCACTGCTATTAGTGGGTTCCTAGGCTGAACTGGGGCGGTTCCATCTCTAGAGACGCTGacacagagaggggaaaggaCCGGCCTGAGGTCATACAGCCAGGCTGCCAGTGTCAGTGCCTCTTGCCCAGGCCAGGACCTGCCAGTCCCCAGTCCCAGTCACCTGGACAGGCCGGGCTCCGGAGTCCAAGCCCATGTAGGTGCAGGCGTCCAGAGGCGGGCTCACATGGGTGGCCAGGAGGTGCTCAGCAGTTTCCACAGAGAAGAAGACAAGCCCAGAAACCTGGAGGGGCCCCCACAAGGGTCAGGTGGGAGACCCTGGGGCCAGCCTTGTGCCTGAGTTGGGTAGGGCCATGTGCAGATGGGCCAAGCAAGGCTGACTGCCACACCGGACAGGATCATTCATCTTCTGGGCCACCCCAGCACCCAGCTCCAGGCTTACTGGAGGCAGCTCCACCAAGGGCCCCTCAGCAGGCAACTTCTAGGACCCCCTCAATTTTCAGGTCTCCTCCCAAACCCAGTTCTCCATCTTCCCTATAGTCTAGTCCCAGGCTCTTATCCACCACTCTTACCTTTGTCCTTCATTCTAGAAGGATCCCCTGAGTCTGGTTCCAGCCTTTCTCATTTGGGACAAGACCCTGAATTCCAAGGCTACCCCCTCCTCAGATTTTGGCTTCACCTGCTCCCCTGAATACCAGTTCCAGATCTTCCTCAGATTCTGGTGCTAGCCTTCCCCAGAAGGAGTGGGGCTCTGCCCTGGCAGCCATACCAGTGGCACCCGACCGTCAGGCCTGGCACATCGTTGTATCTCTGCCTCGGTGCCTTGGTAATAAATGTCCAAAACGAAGCCCTACGTGGGAGCAGAAAACAGAGTTACAGAAGGGAGCAAGAGAGGATTATGAAAGAGGGCATGCAAGGGTGTTCTCCAGATGTAAACCTAGGATGCAGGTCAGACAGGCCCCAGCATACTCCTGGGGATACAAGTGCCTGagacccccccacaccccaccctgaCAGCAGAGGGCAGGCTTCAAATGTCTCCACAGCCCCAAGCctgggcacagagcctggcacaggatCAGGGGCAATTCATGTTTGGTAAAAGACTAAGTGAGCACAAGAGCTGCTGCCATGGGGCGAAACTCCTCCAGATCCAGACCATGCCAGAAAGTCCAGGACGAGGCTGCCCGGAGCACAGGACCAGGAGGCCATCCCAGGATGGCTCAGCTGCCCACGCTGCTGCCCCAGGGGCACTACCTGGGAGTCAGTGAGGTAGACACCATGGTTCCGGGCATAGGCCGTGCTCCCCGGAAGGGCGATCACTCTGGCTCCCCGGAAGCCGTCCCAGCTGATCCCTGCAGGTGGGGGAGTCAGGAGGCTCTCCAGGGACCCCAACCCAAGGAATGGGGGATTCCCttccaggaggagggcaggggcatCCAGGCACCTCTAAAGAAAATATGGTTTCCAAAGCCAAATGGACATTCCTCTGGGAGAATGACAACACCTCAACCCCAAAGTTTGTCCACAGAGCCCTTTGGGGCaaagggggcagggctgggtatCTCCACTCTACGGAGAGGCAGACTGGCCCAGCAGGGGAAGCCCTGCCTCCTGGTCTAAGCTCCATCCTTCAAACCTTAGAGCTTCCCTTGTGAACAGGGCAGCAGGCCAGGCCCAAAGACGGGGTGGGTGAGGAGAGGCAGAGCCGGCGTGGCTAGGGAAGGCAGTCCCAAGCCCTCTCAGGCTCACCTGGGTTTGGAGGAACAGACAGCAGCATGTCGGTGCTGCAAACCCACACGCCTGGCGGGGAGCCTGGGCCCAGCTGTGGGGAGAGAGAATGAAGCTGGTGGCCGGGCCCGGCCCTTTCTCCGCTCCCACACAGCACAGCCTCGGCCTGTTCCAGGGGCACTCGGGCTGCTGAGGTAACAGGGGCCTCCCTATAGCCACGGTGCCGATGCCAGCCCTCCCGCCTACTTCCTGGGGCCGTACCTCCCCCCAGTGTGGCCAACACTAACATCCTGAAGCTCTAACTCACTCCAGGCACCCAAAGCCATCGTTCCTGGCATCCCCTGTCTGAGCCAGCACAGACTACGGCTGGTGTCTCAGCAGGAAAGCAGCAGGACAAGGCCCCATGGCAGCTGCCTGTCTCACCCGATGGCTCATGATGTCCAGCAAGCGGTCCAAGTTGCAGACCACAGCCTCCACAGGGGCCTGGGGGTCCTCCACAGGGAGGCAGGTGAAGGCTCGGCCACAGTCATCGAAGGGGAAGTCTCGGCCCTGGGGCGGGAGCAGGGACAGGCAGAAGAGCCTGGGCAGAAAGCCATCAAGCTAGAGGACTTTTACAAAGTGTGTTCtcatgtgattttttaaagtacGTGATTATGGTAAAAAATTAGCAAATGcagatacacaaaaagaaaaacaatccctCAGGGATAATAACCATTGCCCTCATTTTGAGGTTATGCCCTTTCATATACCTCATATGCATACTATTTTTTttgttacaaaaatgaaaaagacggAGACAACagaacttcacacacacacacacacacacacacacacacatacacacacacacgagtacaAGTCAAATTGGACAAAGCTTGGGAACcatatcaatgtcaatatcctggctGTAATTATACTGTAGTTTTGGAAAATATGACCATTGGCGAGATCTGGGCAAAGTTTACAGAGGCTTCCCTCTGGATTATTTCTTAAATGTGGATCTCCAATGATCTCAATCAAACTTCCAATTAAAAAGGCTGAGGTCGTTCTATGCAAACTTGTGCGGCTGGCCTTGTTCACtgaacaatgaaaatatattcaccGATGCTCACAGTGAGCCAGGCAAGGCCTCAATTTAAGCATTTGATGGATCATCTCAGCACATCCACATGAAGTAGGAACTGCTGccatcctcattttactgatgaggaaactgaggcctagaaacagtcaagtgacttgcccaaggtcacagagctggtcaaTGCACAGGTCGGTGCAGAGAGTTAAATGGACCTTTTAATCATTGTCTAATATTCCACCAGGAGGATATGCTGTTTATATTTAACCGGTTCCCTATTTTGGACACCTGGATTAATTCTATTTCTGATTCTTCAGGATTTGCACAATGCACACTGGCTCACAAAGGTAGAAGACCCCTAAAGTCCCATCCAACCCTGAGGGTTGACCATCCTTCTGCACGGCCCCTGCCCAGCATTCTACTGACCATGTGTAGGATGAGGATCCAGGCCGAGTGCAGAACATCTGATGTGACCACCTATCAAAAGTGGAAGAGCACTGTTCACAGAGGTCTGGGCAGATGGCACCCTCTTGTGCAGGGAGAGACCCCAGCACAAGTCCACACAAGAAccaaaggagggacttccctggtggcgcagtcgttaagaatctgcctgccaatgaagggggacacgggtcgatccctggtctgggaagatcccacatgccgcggagcaactaagcccgtgcgccacaactactgagcccgtgcgtcacaactattgaagcccacgcacctagagcccgtgctctgcaacaagagaagccactgcaatgagaagcacacacactgcaacaaagagtagcccccgcttgttgcaactagagaaagcccgtgcgcagcaacgaagacccaacgcagccaaaaataaataaatttaattaattaattaaaaaaaaaaaaagaaccaaaggaaCAACCAGCAAGGTCAAGACCAATGGCCACAGGCAGGCACGAGGCAGCCCTAGCCACTCCTGGATAAGGAAGCACAGCAGTCTTCCAGTTGGGCCACTCCCCTGTCCCCTGTTTTTAGGGAAGTCTGCAGGCAAGAACATGGGGCTGGATGGTGGGCGACTCACAGTAAGTCAGCTTCATGGCAACCACAGAGTGGTCCCCTCCCCTGCGGGTGCCACCCCAACTGCCAGAGCACGTCCATGCCTGGGACCACCCTCACTGCCTGCGCCAGGGTGCCATGCAGGCAAGGTGACCTCGTGAAGTGGCTGGGTGTGTGTGGGATGTGGGCCCACGCTCTACGCACTGGGGGCCACTGCACCTCAGTTCCAGCAAACCATTGCTATGTGGGAAGGAGAGTCCAGGGTAGCAAGAGGAGATTTCTCAAGGGAAGCCAGAAAGCCTAACTCTGCGGTAGTGGCTCTGACTTTCTAAAACCACTACAAAGGCTGCCCCTGCCTTCTGCCCTCATCTGGACGAGTCTGCTCAATCTACAGATGCAAAAACTGATGCCCAACCTGAACTGGGCAGGAAAATGGAGCCCGAAGGGCTGGGGACCTTGGAAAGGCTCTGCTTGCAGCCCCCATCCCTGCTGTGCCCGGGGGGCGGGCACTTGAGGAGCACTCACAGTGAAGCCTGCCTGGGCGCTCAGGTGTTCAGCAGCCACCAGCAGGGCATTGAGGGTGGCTCCTCCACTGCCCACACGAACCTCAGGGTCTTCCACGGCCAACAGCAGCGTCCTGGTGGGGATCTGCTCTCGCTTCTGCCGTATCTCCAGCTCTGTGGTCAGAACATGACTGGGACCTGCCCCCCAGCCTCTCCACCCTGGTCCCAACCACCTCAGGCAAACCTCCTGACAGCCATTATTTAATCTTCTTTGACTTAGAGCTTTCCATCTAGTAGCTCATTAGATCTTTTCCCAACTCGGTGAGGTAAGTACAATTACtcccattgcacagatgagaaaaccgagtcTCAGTGAAGTGACCTACGTCTGAGGTCACGTGGCTAGGAAGAAGCAGAATCTGGGTTTGAACCTGGGTCTGCCCAGCTCCTGGGGCTGCAGGGGTATGTGacaaggaaaggggagagggttCCACATTAGGGGCAGAGTGGAGAGGGAGGGTCAACTACCTCTCTGGAAGACCTCGACGCTGTCCTTGTACTGGCATGTCAGGATGATGACCGTCCAATCAACCCCCTTCGGCTGCTCCATTCTGGCCAAAGTTGAGGGGCTTCCAGGGCAGAGATACAGgtgtatgtgaattttttttaaattatcataccctaaaattgatttttgtggtTGTAAgtagttttatgaattttaatacaTGTATAGATTCTTGTGGTTACTACCACCATCTGCATCTAACAAAGCTCCCACATGCTAACCCTTTACAAGTCACACCCTTCTCCATCCCTCACCCCTGACAACCAGCCACCTGTTCTCCAAAGCTATAGTTGGAATGTaatcttttgagattggcttctttcactcaacataatgcctctgagattcatccaagttggcTATGCATATCCatagttctttctctttttttgccaaGCAGTATTCCGTCGCATAGACACCGCACAGTCTGTTTCTCCACCCACCCACTAAAggacatttgggctgcttccaggttttggtaatcatgaatagagctgctataaacattcatgtgcagatTTAGCGTGAACATAAGACTTCCTCTCTCCAGGCGGACACCtaggtgtgggattgctgggtcatgtgatgAGTGTATCCTTGACTTCATCAATCTGGGTGCATGACATTTCCTCAGGAGAGGAAGTAAGGGGAGCGGGTGGGGTTGACAGGGGGTCCCACCTTAAAACAAGGGGCTGCCCTTTCTGTACCGCAGGCCCCTCATCATCCAATCATTGGCACTGAgctgcagggagggaggctcTAACTTCTAGGCTCCTGAGGTTGAGGGCAATTCCCCGGAAAAGAGGGAAGCTCTGGGAGAGGTGCACCAGTTTGTTCAAGCGCAGCATGCTGACAGCACCCACTACATGCTGACagctctccctgcttcctccagctccctccccttcttccctcccccaatAAATCTCTTGCAAGTCTAATCCCATCttgttctctgcttctctgaggaCCTAAACCAACATGGGAGTATATCATCTTCCTCTTGGGACTGCCAAAGTAAAAATTACTGTAAGAACCTCTAAATTAATGTCTGGGTAGTACTTTCTTTATccttaaagatgaagaaactgaggcacagagagattaagtgacttgaccaaggtcacacagctagcaagtggtagAGCCAAATTTGAACCCAGACACCTTTTTTTCCAAAGTCCATTCTCTTAACCCCTACACTGAACCTACTTTGTAGGATGGAAAAAAGAACAGACGtactaaatatatgtaaagtgcccaATACAAGGTGACAATGAAATGGGGATGGCATTAATGATAACAGCCACTAGAAGTGAGCTCATCCACCCATTCTGACCCACAGTTAAGACACTATGatttttcatcttcacaacaCCACTGCCAGGTAAGTATTCTGTCCACTTTACAAATGCTAGTTGATGCTGCATCCACGACTGGGACCTGGGTCTCTCAGTTTCTTATTtaggtgatggtgataatgatgtttGATCCCAAGCAAACGTGCTAAAAGAGAGCAAGGAAGAAATGCCCCAAG carries:
- the FCSK gene encoding L-fucose kinase isoform X4, translated to MFCTRPGSSSYTWLFCLSLLPPQGRDFPFDDCGRAFTCLPVEDPQAPVEAVVCNLDRLLDIMSHRLGPGSPPGVWVCSTDMLLSVPPNPGISWDGFRGARVIALPGSTAYARNHGVYLTDSQGFVLDIYYQGTEAEIQRCARPDGRVPLVSGLVFFSVETAEHLLATHVSPPLDACTYMGLDSGARPVQLSLFFDILLCMARNVTREDFLVGRPPEMGQGDADVAGYLHGARAELWRELRDQPLTVAYVPDGSYNYMTNSASEFLHSLTFPGAPGAQVVHSQVEERQLLGAGSSVVSCLLEGPIRLGPGSVLQHCHLRGPIHIGTGCFVSGLDVAQSEALHGLELHDLVLQGHHVQLHGARSRAFTLVGRLDSWERQGTGTYLNMSWSQFFQKTGIRDWDLWDPDMPPIERCLLSARLFPVLHPSRALGPQDMLWMLDPQEDGSKALRAWRASWRLSWEQLQPCLDRAATLASRWHLFFRQALHKARHVLEARQDRSLRPLIQAAVREGCPGPLMATLDQVAAGVGDPGVAARALACVADVLGCMAEGQGGLRSGPAANPDWVRPFSYLECGDLARGVAALAEERDKWLSRPALLVRAARHYEGAGQILIRQAVMSAQHFVSSVPVELPAPGQWVVTECPARVDFSGGWSDTPPLAYELGGAVLGLAVRVNGRRPIGARARRIPEPELWLALGPRQDKMATKIVCGSLDDLQDYCQPHAPGALLKAAFICAGIVSVHSKLSLSEQLLCTFGGGFELHTWSELPHGSGLGTSSILAGAALAALQRAAGRAVGMEALIHAVLHLEQVLTTGGGWQDQVGGLMPGIKVGRSRAQLPLKVEVEEITVPVGFVQKLNDHLLLVYTGKTRLARNLLQDVLRSWYARLPAVVQNAHNLVRHTEECAEAFRQGSLPLLGQCLTSYWEQKKLMAPGCEPLAVRRMMDVLAPHVHGQSLAGAGGGGFLYLLTKEPRQKEALEAVLAKTEGLGNYSIHLVEVDTQGLSLQLLGTETSA
- the FCSK gene encoding L-fucose kinase isoform X1 produces the protein MEQPKGVDWTVIILTCQYKDSVEVFQRELEIRQKREQIPTRTLLLAVEDPEVRVGSGGATLNALLVAAEHLSAQAGFTVVTSDVLHSAWILILHMGRDFPFDDCGRAFTCLPVEDPQAPVEAVVCNLDRLLDIMSHRLGPGSPPGVWVCSTDMLLSVPPNPGISWDGFRGARVIALPGSTAYARNHGVYLTDSQGFVLDIYYQGTEAEIQRCARPDGRVPLVSGLVFFSVETAEHLLATHVSPPLDACTYMGLDSGARPVQLSLFFDILLCMARNVTREDFLVGRPPEMGQGDADVAGYLHGARAELWRELRDQPLTVAYVPDGSYNYMTNSASEFLHSLTFPGAPGAQVVHSQVEERQLLGAGSSVVSCLLEGPIRLGPGSVLQHCHLRGPIHIGTGCFVSGLDVAQSEALHGLELHDLVLQGHHVQLHGARSRAFTLVGRLDSWERQGTGTYLNMSWSQFFQKTGIRDWDLWDPDMPPIERCLLSARLFPVLHPSRALGPQDMLWMLDPQEDGSKALRAWRASWRLSWEQLQPCLDRAATLASRWHLFFRQALHKARHVLEARQDRSLRPLIQAAVREGCPGPLMATLDQVAAGVGDPGVAARALACVADVLGCMAEGQGGLRSGPAANPDWVRPFSYLECGDLARGVAALAEERDKWLSRPALLVRAARHYEGAGQILIRQAVMSAQHFVSSVPVELPAPGQWVVTECPARVDFSGGWSDTPPLAYELGGAVLGLAVRVNGRRPIGARARRIPEPELWLALGPRQDKMATKIVCGSLDDLQDYCQPHAPGALLKAAFICAGIVSVHSKLSLSEQLLCTFGGGFELHTWSELPHGSGLGTSSILAGAALAALQRAAGRAVGMEALIHAVLHLEQVLTTGGGWQDQVGGLMPGIKVGRSRAQLPLKVEVEEITVPVGFVQKLNDHLLLVYTGKTRLARNLLQDVLRSWYARLPAVVQNAHNLVRHTEECAEAFRQGSLPLLGQCLTSYWEQKKLMAPGCEPLAVRRMMDVLAPHVHGQSLAGAGGGGFLYLLTKEPRQKEALEAVLAKTEGLGNYSIHLVEVDTQGLSLQLLGTETSA
- the FCSK gene encoding L-fucose kinase isoform X5, translated to MEQPKGVDWTVIILTCQYKDSVEVFQRELEIRQKREQIPTRTLLLAVEDPEVRVGSGGATLNALLVAAEHLSAQAGFTVVTSDVLHSAWILILHMGFVLDIYYQGTEAEIQRCARPDGRVPLVSGLVFFSVETAEHLLATHVSPPLDACTYMGLDSGARPVQLSLFFDILLCMARNVTREDFLVGRPPEMGQGDADVAGYLHGARAELWRELRDQPLTVAYVPDGSYNYMTNSASEFLHSLTFPGAPGAQVVHSQVEERQLLGAGSSVVSCLLEGPIRLGPGSVLQHCHLRGPIHIGTGCFVSGLDVAQSEALHGLELHDLVLQGHHVQLHGARSRAFTLVGRLDSWERQGTGTYLNMSWSQFFQKTGIRDWDLWDPDMPPIERCLLSARLFPVLHPSRALGPQDMLWMLDPQEDGSKALRAWRASWRLSWEQLQPCLDRAATLASRWHLFFRQALHKARHVLEARQDRSLRPLIQAAVREGCPGPLMATLDQVAAGVGDPGVAARALACVADVLGCMAEGQGGLRSGPAANPDWVRPFSYLECGDLARGVAALAEERDKWLSRPALLVRAARHYEGAGQILIRQAVMSAQHFVSSVPVELPAPGQWVVTECPARVDFSGGWSDTPPLAYELGGAVLGLAVRVNGRRPIGARARRIPEPELWLALGPRQDKMATKIVCGSLDDLQDYCQPHAPGALLKAAFICAGIVSVHSKLSLSEQLLCTFGGGFELHTWSELPHGSGLGTSSILAGAALAALQRAAGRAVGMEALIHAVLHLEQVLTTGGGWQDQVGGLMPGIKVGRSRAQLPLKVEVEEITVPVGFVQKLNDHLLLVYTGKTRLARNLLQDVLRSWYARLPAVVQNAHNLVRHTEECAEAFRQGSLPLLGQCLTSYWEQKKLMAPGCEPLAVRRMMDVLAPHVHGQSLAGAGGGGFLYLLTKEPRQKEALEAVLAKTEGLGNYSIHLVEVDTQGLSLQLLGTETSA